Below is a window of Flavobacterium sp. CFS9 DNA.
CTCCCTTGCAGTACTTGGTTTCTCTGCAATAACAGCTTTCATGGCTCGTTACATTTTGCGTCCTCTAGACTTGGTTTCAGCCTGCTGCTCTTCCTGCTGTTTCTGCGTCTCTGGACCCGACTGTCCTGATCTTAAAGGTTCCTGCAGCTTTTTGGTCGCCTCATTGGTTTTACCCTCTGAATTCACCGCCGTCTGTACTTTGTTTTCCTCAGCAGGCTTCGCCTGTTCCTTCATTTTTGTCGGGTTGTCGAAAGAAAACTCGGTCCTGCCGCTCTCCTTGTTCAAAGTGATGTATCCGTTGTACTCTCTGCCTTTCTTGTCTATAAGACCGCTGATGTATACGGTCTGGCCGTCCTGCAGTTTCTGCTGCTGCTGCTCGTCCAGTTCTTTTCCCCTGAAGTTTTTCGGGGCTTCCCCGGTCTGGTTCTGTTGATTGCCCTGCACCTGTTTGCCGCCGATGCTCCTGTCGAAGAGAAATTCTACGAAGCGCTTGTCGGCATTGAACTGCACAGTCGCGTCGAACGGTTCTCCTTTTTTGGAAATCATCCCTTCCAATGCCAGCGGTTTTCCTTCCAAAAGGGTCTGCTTTTGATCTTCACTCAGTTTTACGCCTTTTATTTCATCGGGTATTTTGATGTAATCGGCCCTGAAAGCCACTACTTCATTGGTCAGCCTGTCCACGCTGATCACCGAAGGAAGAACCTCGTCGGTCTTCGGATTGGTCAGATTGACAACGCGTCCCATGTTTCCCGTTTTCAGCAGGTTGTCCTTGTCCTCCGTGCTGAACTCATGGCCGAAGAAGGGATAGTTCAGGTTGGGCCCTTTTCGGATGCCGTGTATGGCGACGACAACCTCCCCTTCCTCGTTCATTTTAAGGGACAGTCTGGCGTCCAGCCTTGTAACGGCAGTCCCGAGATTTAGGCTTATGGGCACGAGCTCATTTGTTTTGTAGCCTTTGAGCATGGGCTCCAGAAGGTTCAGTTTCTCAAGTTTTTCCTTGCTGAGCCCAAGATGGTTCATGGTCTCCCAGTCGATCTGTTCCGGCTTGTAGCGGTATTCGCTCGTCTCGGCATTTGTCTGTGTTGCTTCCATATGATTTTTATTTATTGGATTATTGTCTTTTTTGTCCTGCGCAGGCCCATCCGCTTTGATTTCATGCTGCTGCATTAGCAGTTCGCCCTTTGGCGTCGGATTGTCTATATGCTGCTGTATTTCCTTTGCCGTATCGACCCCAATGGCAAGAGGCACCTTGAAAAATGAAAAGTTGGTGGGATTTTTCAGCTGGCTCAGAAAATTGGAAAAGAAATTGGAGAAGAAATCGCCGTTCCTGTCCACTCTCATAAATTGGTTCTGGTTTTTATCTGTGGGGTCTACGGTCTGCATTTTTCCATTTTCATCGATGCTTTTCACTGCCTGGATTTTCTTTTTTTCTTTATCGAACACAAGCAGGATGTCCGAGAGTTCCTCCGGCCATTTTATTTTTTCACTGGATTGTTCACTCATAGCTTTATTTTTTTAGTTGATAATCGAAAGTAACCCCAGCGTCTTCGCTAATGCAGCTGCGGACACCGGTTGTCTGGGTTAGTCTCCAATTGGCTTTTTCCTGGCGGTATGTGCTGAAAAACTCTCCCTTATGAATTGCTGCACGTCCGAAAGCTTGTAATAGATCTTGCCGCTGATTGAATAATAGCAGAGCCTTCCCGAAGACCTGTAGCGCTGAAGGGAGCGAGAACTTATTTTCAGCATCTGCAGGACATCTTGGTTGTCAAGCAGCTCCTCCCCGTCTATGTCCATATTTTTCTTCCTGCTTTCGCTGACCATCTCGCCCAGGATGTCGAACCGCTCCATAATGCGTTCCATCCAGGCCATGAATTCCAATCTCTCCACATTCATAATCCAGTAATTTTGAGTTGCACACCGCAAAATTGTATAATACGCAGATCAATACCTGCCAAGCCGTGCCCATTGGCACATAATTTTTTTTTCTGTAGTGACGCAATAAATCAGCCCCATTTGTCCGCACGCGGTCAAATGGGGCTTTCAAAAAGGTGGGATGGTGGTCCATGCCAATTGGCTCTTATGGGTAAAAAAGGAAAACTTTTAGCCGTTAATCCGCAGCTGTTTAAAGCTCTTTGTCCATGTACTGCTCCA
It encodes the following:
- a CDS encoding DUF3945 domain-containing protein; translated protein: MSEQSSEKIKWPEELSDILLVFDKEKKKIQAVKSIDENGKMQTVDPTDKNQNQFMRVDRNGDFFSNFFSNFLSQLKNPTNFSFFKVPLAIGVDTAKEIQQHIDNPTPKGELLMQQHEIKADGPAQDKKDNNPINKNHMEATQTNAETSEYRYKPEQIDWETMNHLGLSKEKLEKLNLLEPMLKGYKTNELVPISLNLGTAVTRLDARLSLKMNEEGEVVVAIHGIRKGPNLNYPFFGHEFSTEDKDNLLKTGNMGRVVNLTNPKTDEVLPSVISVDRLTNEVVAFRADYIKIPDEIKGVKLSEDQKQTLLEGKPLALEGMISKKGEPFDATVQFNADKRFVEFLFDRSIGGKQVQGNQQNQTGEAPKNFRGKELDEQQQQKLQDGQTVYISGLIDKKGREYNGYITLNKESGRTEFSFDNPTKMKEQAKPAEENKVQTAVNSEGKTNEATKKLQEPLRSGQSGPETQKQQEEQQAETKSRGRKM
- a CDS encoding helix-turn-helix domain-containing protein; the encoded protein is MNVERLEFMAWMERIMERFDILGEMVSESRKKNMDIDGEELLDNQDVLQMLKISSRSLQRYRSSGRLCYYSISGKIYYKLSDVQQFIRESFSAHTARKKPIGD